The proteins below come from a single Triticum aestivum cultivar Chinese Spring chromosome 5D, IWGSC CS RefSeq v2.1, whole genome shotgun sequence genomic window:
- the LOC123119560 gene encoding OVARIAN TUMOR DOMAIN-containing deubiquitinating enzyme 5, protein MDETLAAEAGAAAATEVKAVPEREPETLEEVISRHRKEKSKLQDKETSLKKAAAKGSKAEQKAKKKQVEEEISRLSAALEAKHAAELASFGYKPAESSEKGNLDTLVKAIAGVSVSSNADSAKPGKAAKRREKKAKEEAAREQRIQEEQTNIVSDRMLEDEKLGRRLEPLGLTIHEIKPDGHCLYRAIENQLSLHSKGTTQYNHQELRQMTAKYMREHAADFLPFFLSEGKAESGPDPSESFEKYCEEMESTAAWGGQLELGALTHCLKKHIVIYSGSFPDVEMGKEYNKSGPGGDPSIRLSYHRHAYGLGEHYNSVIPTELS, encoded by the exons ATggacgaaaccctagccgccgaaGCCGGTGCCGCCGCCGCGACGGAGGTGAAGGCGGTCCCGGAGCGGGAGCCGGAGACGCTTGAGGAGGTCATCTCGAGGCATAG GAAGGAGAAATCCAAACTCCAGGATAAGGAAACAAGTCTGAAGAAAGCAGCTGCCAAAGGCAGCAAAGCTGagcagaaggccaagaaaaagCAGGTCGAGGAAGAGATATCGCGCCTCTCAGCTGCATTAGAGGCGAAACATGCTGCAGAGCTTGCTTCTTTTGGGTACAAACCTGCAGAAAGCTCTGAAAAGGGGAACCTCGACACCTTAGTGAAGGCCATAGCTGGCGTTTCTGTTTCTAGCAATGCAGATTCTGCGAAGCCGGGGAAGGCTGCAAAACGGCGAGAGAAGAAGGCAAAGGAAGAAGCTGCTCGAGAGCAGCGAATTCAAGAAGAACAAACCAATATTGTCAGTGATCGCATGTTAGAAGACGAGAAACTTGGAAGGAGGCTTGAGCCCTTGGGGCTGACCATTCATGAGATAAAGCCAGACGGCCATTGCTTGTACCGTGCTATCGAGAACCAGCTGTCACTCCATTCCAAGGGCACTACACAGTACAATCACCAGGAGCTGCGGCAAATGACAGCCAAGTATATGAGAGAGCATGCCGCAGATTTCCTCCCATTTTTCCTATCGGAGGGCAAAGCCGAGTCTGGGCCAGACCCCTCGGAGAGTTTCGAAAAGTACTGCGAGGAGATGGAGTCCACCGCTGCTTGGGGCGGGCAACTCGAGCTTGGTGCTCTGACGCACTGCCTAAAGAAGCACATTGTCATATACTCTGGCTCCTTTCCAGATGTAGAAATGGGCAAAGAATACAACAAGTCAGGACCAGGAGGTGACCCTAGCATCAGGCTTTCCTACCACAGGCATGCCTATGGCCTCGGCGAGCACTACAACTCAGTGATCCCCACTGAGTTATCTTGA